GCCTCATGAATATGAAATTTGGGCGCAACGGATACAAAAAACTTAGTAGAAGCAGTCAATTTGACTACATAAATTTAGACTCAAGCCAAAACAATATTGACTAAGAGGAAGAATTAACAAGTAAAAAAGTGAGACACTAGTGTCACATAGTCTATTAGATTTATTTTCTGTTATCAGATCTCAGTTATAAAAAAAATCAATTTCTTTAGCTTTTAACCCATCCCAACCAGCTTTAATTAATCGTGTATTTAGTGTGTCTTGGTCAAAATGTTTGGATCCAGTTTTAACAATGCGGTTTCGCATTGATTTCTTAACTCCACTTCTTTTTCGCGCATTTTCTTTTTCCATAACATCCCTATAGAGGGTAAGCATTTCTGATGGAATAGGACTTCCATCTAGATCTAATCCAGCTTGGATAGCGTTATCAATTGCATCTGGACCAGAAAACTCCACAAGAAAAAAAGCGTAATGGACTTATTCTCCTATCGCATCTACCGAATATTTGAAATTCTTAGTAGAAAGAATAAAAAATGTGTGAAATTTTACTTTAAGCGATAAATAACTGAAAGATTGTTAGCAGGCATATCAATAACCTTATCTAGCTTAAATCCATTTTCTTCTGCAAGTTTATTAACTTCTTCTAATTGGCGAAGCCCCCAGAGCGGGTTTTGTATTTTTAAGGATTGATCAAAATTCAAATTACTTTCCGAAGTGTGTCTCTCTTTTCTTAAGAAAGGTCCATAGAGCA
This is a stretch of genomic DNA from Prochlorococcus marinus str. MIT 0912. It encodes these proteins:
- a CDS encoding DUF4090 family protein; protein product: MEFSGPDAIDNAIQAGLDLDGSPIPSEMLTLYRDVMEKENARKRSGVKKSMRNRIVKTGSKHFDQDTLNTRLIKAGWDGLKAKEIDFFYN